In Oleiharenicola lentus, the following are encoded in one genomic region:
- a CDS encoding ABC transporter ATP-binding protein, with product MTPELQSPPSARLAIDKVSKWFETSRGRVHALDNISLQITEGEFVCLVGPSGCGKSTLLNMIAGLELPGQGTVAAAGQPIKGPSRERMMMFQESALFPWLDAFGNVMFSLKRKPGLTDAERREIADYYLKLVGLEKFRHANIHELSGGMKQRVALARSLAPNPRVLLMDEPFAALDAMTREQLYGDLQRIWQQRNVTIVFVTHNVREAVCLGDRVVLFSPHPGRIREEFRVELSRPRDINSVEVAGYATRITRTLKEHMEHGAGI from the coding sequence ATGACCCCGGAACTCCAATCCCCGCCCTCCGCGCGGCTCGCCATCGACAAGGTATCCAAGTGGTTCGAGACCTCGCGCGGTCGCGTGCATGCGCTCGACAACATCAGCCTGCAGATCACCGAGGGCGAGTTCGTGTGCCTGGTCGGACCCAGTGGCTGCGGGAAATCCACGTTGCTGAACATGATCGCGGGATTGGAGCTGCCGGGGCAGGGCACTGTCGCGGCGGCCGGCCAGCCGATCAAGGGGCCGAGCCGCGAGCGCATGATGATGTTCCAGGAGTCGGCGCTGTTTCCCTGGCTCGATGCTTTCGGCAACGTCATGTTCAGCCTCAAGCGCAAGCCCGGCCTGACCGATGCCGAGCGGCGCGAGATCGCGGACTACTACCTGAAGCTCGTGGGGCTGGAGAAATTCCGCCACGCCAACATCCACGAGCTGTCCGGCGGCATGAAGCAGCGCGTGGCCCTCGCGCGCTCGCTCGCCCCGAATCCCCGTGTGCTCCTGATGGACGAACCGTTTGCCGCGCTTGATGCCATGACCCGCGAGCAGCTCTACGGTGACCTGCAGCGCATCTGGCAGCAGCGCAACGTGACCATTGTTTTCGTCACGCACAACGTGCGCGAGGCGGTGTGCCTCGGCGATCGCGTCGTTTTGTTTTCACCGCATCCCGGACGCATCCGCGAGGAGTTCCGGGTGGAGCTGTCCCGCCCGCGCGACATCAACAGCGTCGAGGTGGCGGGTTACGCCACGCGCATCACGCGGACCCTGAAGGAACACATGGAACACGGAGCCGGCATCTGA